The Aedes albopictus strain Foshan chromosome 1, AalbF5, whole genome shotgun sequence genomic interval GGCTCTGAGCTTACTCTACTCGACCAAGAGATCGCCGACAAGCTGCAGTTGGAAGGTGCCGAACGTCCGCTATGCTTGCGATGGACCGGCGGGACCGAACGATGTGAAACGAACTCCCGTATCTACAACCTTCAAATTGCTGGCCCAAAGGAAGGTAACAAACGCTTCGACCTGAACGATGTACGAACGGTGAAAGACTTGATGCTGCCGCAGCAAACGCTGGATATGTGCAAACTATCCGAGCAGTTCCAACATCTCCGAGGACTGCCGATCGATTCGTACCGTGATATACGTCCTCGAATCTTGATAGGAACGAAGCATGCACATCTTGGCCTCGCGCTGAAAAACCGTGAAGGAGAATTTGGACAGCCCATTGCAGTTAAGTCACGACTGGGATGGACGATTTGCGGTGGATCGGGACCAACTCGTGGAACAAACCTACACCATTACAGTTTCCACATTTGTCCTTGTAACAATACAGAGGACGACGATCTGCACCAGGCGATGAAGAACTACTTCTCCTTTGACAGCCTTGGGCTAACCAAAACAAACCATCCGCATTTGCCCATCGAAGATCAGCGTGCGCTCTCTTTGCTGCAGTTACTCACCCGGCGAAAAGAAGAGCGCTTCGAATCCGGGCTGCTCTGGCGGAACGACGATGTCCGTCTGCCGGACAGTCAATCTATGGCTATGCGCAGATTCGAATGTTTGAAAAAACGGATGGTAAAAGAACCGGAGCTGCAGGTGATTTTGCAAGCCAAGATCGCTGAATATACGGCAAAAGGATATATTCGAAAGCTCAGTGAGGAGGAAATCAACCGAAAGGTCCCTCGGCGGTGGTACCTACCCGTTTTTCCCGTAACCAACCCCAACAAACCTGGGAAGGTACGCATAGTATGGGACGCAGCGGCCAGCGCCCACGGAACATCACTAAACTCAGTTCTCTTAAAAGGGCCGGATATGTTGTGCTCTCTCCTCGCGATCCTTCTACAGTTTCGAGAGCGTCGCATCGGGCTAACTGGTGACATtcgtgaaatgtttcaccaggtGCTGATTAGAGAAGAAGACCAACTCTGTCAGCGTTTCTTCTGGATGAGCGAACGTGGTGATACGGAGGTATACGCCATGCAGGTAATGACGTTCGGAGCTTGCTGCTCACCGACTACAGCGCAGTTCGTGAAGAATACCAACGCCGATAGATTTGTCAACGAATACCCAATAGCGCATCAAGTCATTACGAAGTCACACTACGTCGACGACATGCTTTCTAGTGTTGATACCGAGGAGCAAGCTATTCAGTTAGCCAAAGACGTGAGATACGTTCACCAGCAGGGCGGTTTTGAAATACGAAACTGGGTTAGCAACTCCAAAACCGTTCTCGCTGCTTTGCAAGGGGAGAATACCGACGAGAAATGCCTCGATATGTCCACTGAGCTAGCCACTGAAAAGGTATTAGGCATGTGGTGGAATACGAATGATGATGTTTTCATTTACAAAGTCGGATGGAGCCGATATGACTCCCCACTCCTAGCAGGCCAACGACGACCAACGAAGCGAGGAGTTCTGCGTGTCTTGATGACCATCTTCGATCCACTAGGATTGATTTGCCATTTCCTCTCATATCTGAAGATCCTGCTCCAAGATATCTGGCGATCTGGCGTACAGTGGGACGAGGAGATAGCTAATGAAGAATACGAAAAGTGGCTCACATGGTTGAAAGTTCTTCCTCGCGTCGAAAACGTGCGGATTTCTAGGTGTTATAACTCGGACTATCTCGAAACCGATAACCTCCAGCTCCATACGATGGTTGATGCCAGCGAAAACAGCGCAGCCGCTGTTTGTTATCTACGTTTCACCAGGGACGATTCTATCCGTTGCTCTATTGTTGCAGCGAAAAGCCGAGTCGCACCGATAAAGTTCACCTCGATACCTAGACTGGAATTAATTGCCGCAGTCATCGGCGCTCGCTTAGCACGATCAGTCGAGGAATCGCTAACGTTCCGGATCCACAGGAAGCTGTACTGGTCTGATTCTAGGGATGTCCTCTGCTGGATACACTCGGACCATCGTCGATATAGTCAGTTCGTCGGTCACAGAGTCAGCGAAATCCTCGAAACCTCCGAGCCACACGAATGGCGGTGGGTGCCTGGTAAGCAAAATCCTGCCGACGATGCCACAAAGTGGAGTAGCATTCCGGAGTTATCATCTGAAGACAGGTGGTTTAAAGGCGCCGATTTCCTTTGGCGCACTGAAGAAGAATGGCCGGCATCATCGATTAAAAATTACGCCACGGAGACCGAACTCCGCCCTTCCCTACTGGCGCATCACACCCCACTAGACCCTTTCATCTGCGTCAATGAGTTCTCGAGTTGGGAGAGATTACGCAGGGTAGTCGCATATGTTCATCGCTTCGTCACTAACTGTCGTCAGACCCGCTCTGGAAACTCGACGACCACCGGGCCGCTTTCTGCGCACGAACTCATAACCGCCGAGTGTACGCTTATTCGTCTCGCTCAGTTCGAATGCTTTCCCGACGAAGTCTCGGTTCTTAAAATGCCATCCTCAAGCGAAGACGCACCCACGAGAACCGTCCCCAAGACCAGTAATTTGTTTCAACTGACACCATGGCTGGACAGCAATGGGATCATGCGAATGCGAAGCCGCATCGCGGCATGTCACTACGCCACCGAGGATGCCAAACAGCCCATAATACTCGCCCAAAAGCACCACACCACCAGCCTGATCGTCAGACATTATCACTGCAAATACCATCACCTTAACCACGAAACGGTGATCAATGAGATCAGGCAGAAATATCAAATTCCGCGCTTGCGCGTCTGTTACCAACAAGTTCGTAAAGCCTGCCAGACGTGTAAGAACAACCACGCAGCACCAACTCCACCGTACATGGCCGACCTTCCACCCGCCCGCCTTGAAGCTTTTTCACGGCCATTCACCCACACCGGGGTCGATTACTTCGGTCCAATCGAAGTCACCATCGGAAGAAGAGTCGAGAAGCGCTGGGGGATGTTAGCCACATGTCTGACCGTCCGAGCGATCCATTTAGAGGTCGTACATTCCCTTAGCGCGAGCTCGTGCATCATGGCGCTCCGAAACTTCATGGCACGTCGTGGCACACCTCGGAAGATCTACAGCGATCGTGGAACGAACTTCGTGGGAGCAAATCGAGAGCTACTGCAGCTATACGAAGCAGTTAACCAGCACGCGCTCATGACGGAGTTTGCCGATTCAGGAGTTGAATGGGTCTTCAATCCACCTCTCTCACCGCACATGGGCGGTAGCTGGGAAAGGCTAATCCGCACCGTAAAGAACAACCTCACAGCAGTGTGTTCGTCGGCAAGGCAGTCCGACGAGGTATTGAGAAACTTACTCACAGAAGTACAAAATATCGTAAATTCGAGGCCACTATCCCACGTACCGATAGACGAGGACTCGGCCCCAGCGCTGACACCAAACCACTTCCTTCTCGGATCGTCGAACGGATGCAAACCGCTTACCAACTTGGACTACAGCGGAGCAGCACTTCGTCAGAACTGGCTGACGTCCCAGGTTCTGGCAAACCTTTACTGGCGGCGGTGGGTGTCAGACTACCTACCGGAAATCACCCGCAGAACCAAGTGGTTTGAACGACCCAAGCCCATATCCATTGGAGATGTAGTGGTCATTGCCGACCCAAATATGCCCCGCAACTGTTGGCCGAAGGGGAAAATAATCGGTACCAGAGTCAGTGTAGATGGCCAGGTTCGATCAGCTACTGTGAGGACAACAAGAGGTATCTACGAGCGCCCAGCGACAAAATTGGCAGTCCTAGATGTCCAACGCGTCGATAAGTAAGCCAACCGGAAGTTTGCGTACCGTGGGGGAGTGTTGGCCTACCCCATTAGGCCAGCGCGCACATCTATAGACACGGTATCTACACTGTTCGTTACCACACGAGCGCTGCGATGGATGACATGGGAGTGACAGGTATACGACCTGTCACCGGGTGAGTCTACGAAGAGATGACAAAAACGAACTGTGTTATGCAGATGTGTAGTGATAAATATCTCCCTAAAATTAGCTTATTTCTATTATGCCCCTTGAATTAGAACCTAAAATAAGTGAATTTTAAATACTATTTTCCCCATCCATAATTTCAACGCTGAATTGGTAAGATTAGTTCCGTTAAAAGTGCTTTACATCAGTTCTAATATTGACTTGTATTAGGTAACCTAAATCACACAACATCTCCCTCCCATTGAATTTCGCCCAGAGCAACCAAATCACTATCGATCCCGATCTGTAACAAAACTCGTCTAGATCACGACACATAAGGGAACTAAACGTAAGTAAAAATGATAATCAATTTAATTCACTGTTACCATATATTGGACTGCCTGTATGTTGCTAGACAGGGGTTCACAAATCAATCTTCACGTAGCATTTGTTCAATATTGTTAGTTATTCCTAAAATCGAATGATTGTAATTCTAAGATGATCCGTATTTCCCTTTAGGAAAATTATATTCTCTACGTTATTACCACAAACCGGATCGCGTGTTCTTATTTCACTTCCGGTGGAGAATCATAATTCCGGAAAATCCCTCACGTTGGACCAAATCCAACAGTAATTACAtccggagttcctcctggaaattctacaCGAATTACTTTGTCTTCggggaattatttttggaattattttctCATCTAGG includes:
- the LOC134291817 gene encoding uncharacterized protein LOC134291817, which gives rise to MPSRGVIKSGAKGDKGARPKEISRTKTALEESARQGNENHDRRSTRSQPVGNIATSTRVNPVIPPTVFQKPTSSEPVPAYSGGGQIAVPGAAAEQAKPDRQQQQSALSAGGIDARKVVPLRETEKALSEISVSSSQKSAVQRAKLQLMRLEEERQFQQQQEERRRALEERAAQEHQQYLERKYRLLEEVVSEKGSRSRSEASSRINDWIKEASQVQRTIMPEVDSSNVGRRQAPRSGVEPAQAIEQFGEPRIRFEASANTGPFNAQAGQRSSHCPQIQQSDPEFASHYRQTGQTMPMHPSGQQIGISSRYPQSSFIPAPATFNTNRRVISQQSAILRPPFNSTSFDGQVLAPPACSTGFHPRNPRDSVCASNHGLYDDEFQLSRSQVAARQAVPRDLPPFNGNPEEWPVFLSMYNRTTAMCGFTDEENIVRLQKSLKGKAYEAVKSRLIHPENVPGILSTLKMLFGQPEVIVQSLIEKVSSLPAIREERLDTLVDFAVHVQNFCATVDACGLQEYMYNISLLHQLVGKLPPSLKLNWAQHRLTVQTVNLATFSGWIYALAEAASIVTFPSPAHLEKSARTETRGTKKGNGYLNAHSETPSEDCNEIPSTNHIAENRTPLRPVCPICKENCKSADKCKRFLELSRDSRWAAVREFGLCRTCLRVHKGSCFAKPCGRNGCAFRHHELLHNDSKEKPQISTTESANTASAPPSLNASDCNTHRTVVSSVLFRYLPVVLYGKTGTVHTYAFIDEGSELTLLDQEIADKLQLEGAERPLCLRWTGGTERCETNSRIYNLQIAGPKEGNKRFDLNDVRTVKDLMLPQQTLDMCKLSEQFQHLRGLPIDSYRDIRPRILIGTKHAHLGLALKNREGEFGQPIAVKSRLGWTICGGSGPTRGTNLHHYSFHICPCNNTEDDDLHQAMKNYFSFDSLGLTKTNHPHLPIEDQRALSLLQLLTRRKEERFESGLLWRNDDVRLPDSQSMAMRRFECLKKRMVKEPELQVILQAKIAEYTAKGYIRKLSEEEINRKVPRRWYLPVFPVTNPNKPGKVRIVWDAAASAHGTSLNSVLLKGPDMLCSLLAILLQFRERRIGLTGDIREMFHQVLIREEDQLCQRFFWMSERGDTEVYAMQVMTFGACCSPTTAQFVKNTNADRFVNEYPIAHQVITKSHYVDDMLSSVDTEEQAIQLAKDVRYVHQQGGFEIRNWVSNSKTVLAALQGENTDEKCLDMSTELATEKVLGMWWNTNDDVFIYKVGWSRYDSPLLAGQRRPTKRGVLRVLMTIFDPLGLICHFLSYLKILLQDIWRSGVQWDEEIANEEYEKWLTWLKVLPRVENVRISRCYNSDYLETDNLQLHTMVDASENSAAAVCYLRFTRDDSIRCSIVAAKSRVAPIKFTSIPRLELIAAVIGARLARSVEESLTFRIHRKLYWSDSRDVLCWIHSDHRRYSQFVGHRVSEILETSEPHEWRWVPGKQNPADDATKWSSIPELSSEDRWFKGADFLWRTEEEWPASSIKNYATETELRPSLLAHHTPLDPFICVNEFSSWERLRRVVAYVHRFVTNCRQTRSGNSTTTGPLSAHELITAECTLIRLAQFECFPDEVSVLKMPSSSEDAPTRTVPKTSNLFQLTPWLDSNGIMRMRSRIAACHYATEDAKQPIILAQKHHTTSLIVRHYHCKYHHLNHETVINEIRQKYQIPRLRVCYQQVRKACQTCKNNHAAPTPPYMADLPPARLEAFSRPFTHTGVDYFGPIEVTIGRRVEKRWGMLATCLTVRAIHLEVVHSLSASSCIMALRNFMARRGTPRKIYSDRGTNFVGANRELLQLYEAVNQHALMTEFADSGVEWVFNPPLSPHMGGSWERLIRTVKNNLTAVCSSARQSDEVLRNLLTEVQNIVNSRPLSHVPIDEDSAPALTPNHFLLGSSNGCKPLTNLDYSGAALRQNWLTSQVLANLYWRRWVSDYLPEITRRTKWFERPKPISIGDVVVIADPNMPRNCWPKGKIIGTRVSVDGQVRSATVRTTRGIYERPATKLAVLDVQRVDK